CAAGGCAccccaatgtaaaatatgattaaaaacgacACTACATAACTGCATAgcctaaacataaatgcaaatgtcctgtttatttagacgggacagtaaagtgcaacacgaactgtgaataataataatgataataacaactttataggaACTTTATctagcagcacctttaaaaacacagaagtgcttcacaaaacaataagccagtcacaaatgtcataaaaccacAAGTAGTAAGCAAGCACTCAACAACAAATTGAGACCAGGAGAACTCAAATGAAGTGcaggatgcagttaaaataaaataaagggggtagacatgacaaaaaataaataaaatgagatacaatgaataagataagaaaaagatgcaggttTTAAAAATTTCATCATAGTCCTTGTTTCCATCCGTGCCATCcgcgcacctacacacacacacacacacacacacacacacacacacacacacacacacacacacacacacacacacacacacacacacacacacacacacacacacacacacacacacacacacacacaataatccacaatgagagcagtagcggtgcgtggccaattttacagaggaggccagagagatcgtaagctactgaatgacgtcatacccatgtcaacaatgtgactaaaagtagcataaataaatcaggacaaatgattgcagctgctgctatttattgacaccatatcgcaacaagcttaaacaaacacaacacaacacaacacaaaaccttacacccatatttgtaatctcaataatacactgaactgtagcctacaggtggcctcacattctaaaagtctctgacgggttcacaccgctgtccgcaggatgctaaagtgaaagcctcggctgtcacactgcgtaaagaaataaagtaagcttactcactatttgtagagaaatgccattctcctatcCTTAATGGTGGCGAAATGATCTGTGACCCGGTCATACAGATCCCCACAAGAggcatggccagcagaaaagacaatttagcattacactccctgttagccagtccgttctcgtatagttcccttcacaaaacgtccgggtatttcctttagctcttccctgagtaaggtcgagattcggagtggacctacccttctgttttatttttaactgaatttcaaacggtagtttagtgaaatcgtttctcagaaaaaactctgggtctccgtcgccatccattcttactttctaaccttccttcacggttagcaacagcatggttgtgtgtggttacgtaATTACGTATTAGTGTAGGAGGCACGTACAAGCTAGCCTCTTTTTATCACATTGAGGTAGCTGTGCTCTGCCCAGTGCAGAAAAACTGGCTTATCAAATCATTAtcgtaaaaaaaaagtacatccATGAGGTTAATTTATAGCCTCTCtagtcccttttttaaatttttacagtttgattgaccttgatgagcgttcggtgacaagccgagcttcaatctgattggctaaaactcttagtagtagtggaggccaagttaaacgggcctccttagatggcagtatttcacctataggggcgctgttttgctcgctcaaagaaaaacatgacatcagggaattaaacacggcatatttggaacctaaaatgtgcgtcatgaatcccaactcatggatatttttttatcgaatataaatgaggaggccacgcctcccttggcctccgggagaaaacgccactgaatgagagaggaagagagagagaggtcgatgcacgctctcacacttacacaaacaagccATGATGCCGACTCAGGGCTGGTGGACGAAGGCTCGCATGCAGGCTGAGGCTCCATGTTACAGTCAATCATGTCCGGTTCTtgtggggcttttctttttaaaaaacgatccatgctgttgttgcttgttccttgctctttttgaaattaaatgtattttcgcagttaaatcaaacaatgcgcTGCGCTGGCATCTGACCCCGGTGGGCGGGTCCGCGAGTCagatttttaaatttaattttttttaaataaaaattatatacattatcaacattaatttacaatgttagtaatccattagtaggtaaaataatgtatttatgtattcaaatataaatatttttttgggggggggattttttaaaattttattATGTCAGAATACGTAATTTTTTTGGCGGCACCCCTGACACAGTCAGGGGGCACCCCAGTGTGCCGCGGCACCCACTTTGAGAAAGGCTGGTCTAGAGTGTGgcacggtggccgacaggtgcaaatgcACAACAACAGCCcgaaacacttccattaggagaaattgttggcagcttcagaaacactgcAATTACAATAACACACATGTGCCAAAACCCAtggaaatgaagaaacatcttcacaggcttgacaacacatgcagagagttttaaaaacaattcagcaacttgacgaaacatgcACAGCGTTAACTAAATCCGCTGCATAACCAGAACGctgcaaattaaaatgtgcaaaaagaaTCATGGATCTTTGGCACATTTGTGCTTATTAAAAAGAAGGTGAAGTCAAATGTggaataaaagatcaaatacaaacaaaacaatttaaaataaaaatgggcTAATTGTACTACAATAAACACCCGTCAGCACAGTTTAAATGGGCTGAAAATTCTGCCATGACTTATCTAACTTTTCCCTTTAAATTGTGCTATGTATAAAATGTTCTGCACAACCTATGACTTGAAACCTGCTGTGTCTCTCATCACCATTGCTTTCTTTGTCTTCTCTCGTAGGCAGTCATCATGGGGGAGTGGTCCTTACTGTCTGATTTGTTGGACAAAGTGCAGTCCCACTCCACTGTAGGGGGGAAGGTCTGGATGAGtgttctcttcctcttcaggaTCTTCATCCTAGCTGCTGGCGTAGATAAAATATGGGGCGACGAACAAGGCAACATGGACTGTAACACCAAAAGCGTTGGCTGCAAGAACGCCTGCTACAATCGACACTTCCCCCTGTCTCACACGCGCTACTGGGTCCTCCAGATCCTCATGGTCTCCACTCCAACCCTCGTGTACTTGGGCCATGTCCTGCTGGTGATTCGCGGAGAAAACAAGGCCAGGAGGCGCCTGGAGCAGAAACCTTATAAAAACGGGGTGAGGATCAAAGCTCCAAAGTATTCAGATGAACACGGCAGGGTGCAGCTGAAGGGCATCCTGCTGGTCAGCTACCTGATGCAAGTGCTGTTCAAGATCTTGCTGGAAGTGGCGTTCATCGTAGGCCAGTACTACCTCTACGGCTTCATACTAATGCCTCCTAAGATCACGTTTTCAGAGCTCCCCTGCCCATCCCAGGTGAACTGCTTCATAAGTCGTCCCACAGAGAAAACCATCTTCATCGTCTTCATGTTGACGATGGCCGTCTTCTCGGTGATCCTCAACATCATCGAGATTTTCTACCTGATGATCTCAAAGGTGAGGGTGAGGAAAAGGAAGAGCAGTGGCTCAGAGGAGTACCATCTCAAAAAAATAACAGCCAACCCAAGTGAAGGAGCCACACCATGTTGAGGGTCAGGGAGCTTTCTGAGACTTTACTTCAATAGTGTTAAGACATAAACACTGAATTACTTCCAGTTTTACATTATGCATATTCTGCACCAACCGTCATCCTTTTCTTAAttcaagctttttattttattttctgttgcaCAGAAATAGTCGATATAAACATGACATTATCTGATTCAAGTATAGGGATGATGTGTGCTGAATGTTTATTTTGCCTTGCCCAAAAATCTCCAATATATGGTAGTTTtatcaaaaactaaaatgtagcGATATACTCTGAACATTGCCTATGGTGTTCTCAGTGTAATCTGTAACATGTGTCCCGATTTATAGTCAATGGCGCTAAATGTTTACTTAATGACATCACAGATTCCAAGTTTTTAGTTTTTGGGATTTGACAGACTGTAAATGTTTACTAGCTTTAGTGGCCTGTCTTAGACCATAGCAATAAACCGTATGGATTTTGAAAACAGGCATAGTTCCTCTTGAAGTTGAGAGTTAACGGTTGTTCCCTGCATCTTGTGCTAGACattagtgttttttcttttggtcttATCCGAGTGCTTGGTAAcatccaacaacaacagatgAAAAAACATGATTGGTATTTGTCTCTGTAAAATAATTTGTGACAGAAACTTAATTTCATTTGGTTTATGAAATGACTAATTTTAGAACAACACACATTACCAAAACTTTGGCTCAGCAGAGTCTTTGCTGCAATACTGTCAATAATAATATACTGTGCAATTGTGGATTGGTTGGTTTATTGTGCTTCAACGTGATcgaatggttttttttattataattatgttgTGTCccttttgtgtatgtttttctttatttgttattgtttaattaAATCCTTTTTACCCAGTGTGATAATAAACTTCTGAATCTCTGACTCTTTACTGATGAGCTTTGACCCGCTGTAGTGCATCGATCACAGCGGCTTCATTCACCCAGAGACGCAATAACCAAAGATGAAGAGATGAAATGTCAGCACATGAAGGGGAGGAGATGAACCAATTTGAATCCTCAAACAAGAATCGTTTGGTTAACTAAAAGAACTGAATGTCACTGTTATTCCTTTGTGCGATTATATTTAATGCATTAGCTATACTTTTGCTTCTTGATATCTTCCTTAATTTCAATCAACATTGGTAAGTGTACGAATACGTTTCACTAAccatgcactgaaaaaactgaaatattgactttaatcaaatgtattatgtcaacaaatttcacctAACTGTATCAAGcagtaatattaagttgaacctaaacttaatattattgctttctaaTAACCTGATACAGTTTTGTGAAAACTGTTTACAAATACCTTCAATTAAAATCAACGGTTCAGTTTTTCTGTGAGGGTGACAGGTCATTAGTGAGTTTTAAATCTTTTGAGCTAGCGCAAAGGAGTTCATTCTGGATTGAAGGTGTGACAGAATGTGTCAATTTTAATctcaaatcaaaaagaaaacaactttaCCTCCAATAATCAAAACGTGGAGTTTGGAAAACCATTTGAATCGTTTTTCTGAAATGAACTGGTGTTGTCCAACTGAGACATGTTGCTGAAAATGACAATGAGATTGCTCTACAACACTGTATATTTAGAATCATTGTTAAGTGGTCTGGTATTGGGTCAATTACTTGCTGCAAGGCTAACAACAGGAAAATTAACACAGCTAATTCTTGAGCAGAAAACCTTGATAAAATCCAAATTAAGTAATAAGTAGGTCATGTTTTTTCGTTTAATATTTACTAAAACAGTTCCGTTTATCTTTACATTGGTGGAAGTTATTCTTTACCTGATTATTGTtctttaatgctactttatacgtctactccactgcattttAGAAGTCAATATTGTACcctttactcaactacattcTTTAggcagctttagttactttacagattggGATGAACTAATACAagatataaatcaactaataaataaCAGTAATTAAAGGTTTGGATGCCCAGCAGCATCACACAGTAATTACAAATAGCTCTAATAGATACATGCATACATCAATATTCAGGCTCcagttatttaaaatgattctgAAGTGGGTCAGTACATATAAAAAgtgctttaagtatattttgatgccgacacttttgtacttttacaaaTGCAGGACTTTCTCTTGTAGCAgataacttttaaaatgtagt
The sequence above is drawn from the Eleginops maclovinus isolate JMC-PN-2008 ecotype Puerto Natales chromosome 15, JC_Emac_rtc_rv5, whole genome shotgun sequence genome and encodes:
- the LOC134877297 gene encoding gap junction Cx32.2 protein-like — translated: MGEWSLLSDLLDKVQSHSTVGGKVWMSVLFLFRIFILAAGVDKIWGDEQGNMDCNTKSVGCKNACYNRHFPLSHTRYWVLQILMVSTPTLVYLGHVLLVIRGENKARRRLEQKPYKNGVRIKAPKYSDEHGRVQLKGILLVSYLMQVLFKILLEVAFIVGQYYLYGFILMPPKITFSELPCPSQVNCFISRPTEKTIFIVFMLTMAVFSVILNIIEIFYLMISKVRVRKRKSSGSEEYHLKKITANPSEGATPC